From Aliarcobacter butzleri, the proteins below share one genomic window:
- a CDS encoding (Fe-S)-binding protein, with the protein MKIGLFIPCFMNELYPDICKATYKLLKNQGLNIDYPLNQTCCGQPMANSGCAKDVKVLAINFVNNFKDYDYIVAPSGSCVTMVKEHYAEFFNDDKDYNKVKASIYEVCEFLHDIIKIENIKFDHSFPYKVGVHNSCHGHRVLKLATASELNIPYDSKLKNLLNKVNNIELVTLKREDECCGFGGTFSVAEEAISVAMGKDRIKDHLDSNAQIITGADMSCLMHMDGIINRDKNPIKVMHIVEILAGVRP; encoded by the coding sequence ATGAAAATTGGTCTTTTTATACCATGTTTTATGAATGAACTTTATCCCGATATTTGTAAAGCTACATATAAACTACTAAAGAATCAAGGTTTAAATATTGATTACCCATTAAATCAAACTTGCTGTGGACAACCTATGGCAAACTCTGGTTGTGCAAAAGATGTAAAAGTTCTAGCAATAAATTTTGTTAATAATTTCAAAGATTATGATTATATTGTTGCACCAAGTGGTTCATGTGTTACTATGGTAAAAGAACATTATGCAGAATTTTTTAATGATGACAAAGATTACAATAAAGTAAAAGCTTCAATTTATGAAGTATGTGAATTTTTACACGATATTATAAAAATTGAAAATATAAAATTTGACCACTCTTTTCCTTACAAAGTTGGAGTACACAATTCATGTCATGGACATAGAGTTTTAAAACTTGCAACTGCTAGTGAATTAAATATTCCATATGATTCAAAATTAAAAAATCTTTTAAATAAAGTAAATAACATTGAATTAGTAACTTTAAAAAGAGAAGATGAGTGCTGTGGATTTGGTGGGACATTTAGTGTTGCAGAAGAAGCAATTTCAGTTGCAATGGGAAAAGATAGAATAAAAGACCATTTAGATTCTAATGCACAAATAATAACAGGTGCTGATATGTCATGTCTTATGCATATGGATGGAATCATAAATAGAGATAAAAATCCAATAAAAGTTATGCATATTGTTGAAATTCTAGCAGGAGTTAGACCATGA
- a CDS encoding deoxycytidylate deaminase, producing the protein MLNDRSFINIAKEIALASKCVSKQVGAVIVKDGRILSTGYNGTPAGYINCSEHWKGEYTKDHHEWSKTYEIHAEMNAIIWAARKGISIEGGTIYVTLEPCSECSKNLIASGIKRIVYEKAYEHTNSEIISKFLEDNGVKIEQIPAIS; encoded by the coding sequence ATGTTAAATGATAGAAGTTTTATAAATATTGCAAAAGAGATAGCACTTGCTTCAAAATGTGTATCAAAACAAGTAGGTGCAGTTATAGTAAAAGATGGAAGAATCTTATCAACAGGTTATAATGGTACACCAGCAGGTTATATAAATTGTAGTGAACACTGGAAAGGTGAATATACAAAAGATCACCATGAATGGTCAAAAACTTATGAGATTCATGCCGAAATGAATGCTATTATTTGGGCAGCAAGAAAAGGTATAAGTATAGAAGGTGGAACTATTTATGTAACACTTGAACCTTGTAGTGAATGTTCAAAAAATTTAATTGCTAGTGGAATAAAAAGAATAGTTTATGAAAAAGCTTATGAACATACAAACTCTGAAATTATTTCAAAATTTTTAGAAGATAATGGAGTAAAAATAGAACAAATTCCTGCTATTTCTTAA
- the accB gene encoding acetyl-CoA carboxylase biotin carboxyl carrier protein — translation MDFKDIKELIRVFDKSELNKLRIKEADFEISMQRGFEGGVTTVTTAPAVAVSAPVAQVASSVVAPAAVTSGEGSLLSKGDTINAPMVGTFYSSPSPESPAFVKVGDTVRKGQTLCILEAMKIMNEVEAEFDCKILEILVQDSSPVEYDMPIFVVEKI, via the coding sequence ATGGATTTTAAAGATATAAAAGAGTTAATTAGGGTTTTCGATAAAAGTGAACTTAATAAACTAAGAATTAAAGAAGCAGATTTCGAAATCTCTATGCAAAGAGGTTTTGAAGGTGGTGTTACAACTGTTACAACTGCACCTGCTGTTGCAGTTTCTGCTCCTGTTGCACAAGTTGCATCTTCAGTTGTGGCTCCTGCAGCTGTAACTTCAGGTGAAGGAAGTTTATTAAGCAAAGGTGATACAATCAATGCTCCAATGGTAGGAACATTTTATTCTTCTCCATCTCCAGAATCTCCAGCATTTGTAAAAGTTGGTGATACAGTTAGAAAAGGTCAAACACTTTGTATTTTAGAAGCAATGAAAATTATGAACGAAGTTGAAGCTGAATTCGATTGTAAAATTTTAGAAATTTTAGTTCAAGACTCATCTCCTGTTGAATATGATATGCCGATTTTTGTTGTAGAAAAAATATAA